Sequence from the Hevea brasiliensis isolate MT/VB/25A 57/8 unplaced genomic scaffold, ASM3005281v1 Scaf259, whole genome shotgun sequence genome:
TTCTTGAATAGGTTGCAAGCTTGTCTCCACTTTTAGGTTGGAATTTGATGATGTAGAAGCTAATTTGGTATCACGCACACATTGCCATTCTGCCTCATGTGCAAGTTGAATTAATTCATCCAAAGAATCAAACTGCGGCAATTCAACTAATCCTGCAATATCATCCCTCAAACCCATAAGAAATCTCGCAATTGCTTGCTATTGACAATCATAGCATCCAACGAACTCCACCAAATATTCTTCCACACACTTGTCACCTTGTTTCAATTTGCACAGCCTAGTCATTCTGTCCGAAGCTTGAATGATGTTGTGAAGTTGTGACAACACATCTTCATAACCTGttgcaaataatttttttttttttgtatgtaTACATAAAACACTCAATTCACACACCCCCTCACGTGTTTGCACTCTGAAGATCACAAAATGCTAccacctaagctctgataccaaactgATGTGCCTTTGTGAGGGAGGAAATAACTCAATTGAATTGAacaaaagaaaattcaaattaaGAGAAAGAAACAAGAAAACTAACGTTAAACaaataggaaataaataaaaatcaagcAAGAACACTCAAAATACAAGAATTCAATTGTGTCAGATTTTAACTCTTTTTGTATTTTCTAGTTTTACTTGCAACAAAGTAAAAAAGGAAATgttaaaagaaaatcttttttTGTGATTTTGATGTATATGAACTGAAACTAAGAACAAAACAAGAAAGATAAAAGGATAAGTAGAAGAGAGAAATTCTTTGATAAGTTCATAACGCCACAAAGAACCCGATCTTCAAAGGTAGACGCCACACAAGGAACCTTGTGATAAGTCAAGTAATTCGCCACAATCAAACTAGATTGAtaagaattgaaatttggtagcacTTATGCTAAGCTTTTCTCTTCATTCTCTGAAGTGTCTGAAATCTCTTAATTGTGTTTAAGCATTACCTATGTGAGCCTATTTATAGGCAAAGATAAGAAACTAAAGAgggaaattacaaagaaattaattaggaaataaagaaatatagatttgGAATAAATCCTAatagaaataggaaaagaaaagtaaaagatttCTAAGTAATAAAGTGCTAGCCAAGATCTTCCAAGATGGTAATAATCTCTCAAGATTCTATTCTGAGTTGACAAGCCAAAATTCGTCCATATTATTGCTGGCCATAATCTTAAGATCTTGGAGAATATTTGATGGTCAAATATGCCAAATTGACTCCCAACCCATATAGGAACATAAAAGTCATTAGAAACACTAAAATCTCCTCATTATGGGCTTCCAAAAGTGAATAAATAGTATCATATTATAGACCCACGAATTTTGAAGAATTAATGCCCACCATAAGTCAGCCCAATATATGCCCCAATAGTATGctccatttgggcctaattttcTTAACTCCAAATAGGTTTAACTCTTTTGCTTTCACCAAGCCCATGCAATCATAATGAAATAGTTTCCTATGTTCTTTCCATCTTACATGCTTATGATGAACATGCTTCAAGGTTCTAAAATTGATGAAAACTCTTTACCCCCTTGTAGGCACATCATACCCCCCTTCTTGAAAAGGATTTGTCCTCAAATCCTCGCCAAGGACATTAAGAACAACATCTGAAAGGTCCACTCCTCTTAATGCTCGGTTCATCATTTGTTTGGACATAAAATGATCTCTTTGGGGTAGAGTAACAAAAGTGCCAAACACTTTTGGTACCTGGACTTGCACCTCTTTGAACCTGCAATTTaacaaagataatgaaatttcATTGGGAATTGTTAGTGATAAAGTCATTAACTCCTCAGGCTCATTATCTTGTGCTATAGAATCCAAGGATAGTAATCCTCCTTCATCAGCATACATACACAACAATTTCTTCCGTGAGGTCATTTTGCTCCTTCTCCATTAAGACTACTCCATGCTTGTTCTCAATTTCTTCTTGAACAGGTTGCAAGCTTGTCTTGACTTTTAGGTTGGAATTTGATGATGTAGAAACTAATTTGGTATCACGCACACATTGCCATTTCGCCTCATATGCAAGTCGAATTAATTCATCCAAAGAATCAAACTGCTGCAATTCAACTGATCCTGCAATATCATCCCTCAAACCTATAAGAAATCTCGCAATTGCTTGCTATTGACAATCATAGCATCCAACGAACTCCACCAAATATTCTTCCACACACTTGTCACCTTGTTTCAATTTGCACAGCCTAGTCATTACGTCCAAGCTTGAATGTTTTTGTGAAGTTGTGGCAACAACTTCATAACCTGTtgcaaacaatttttttttttttgtatgtaTACATAAAACACTCAATTCACACATCCCCTCACGTGTTTGCACTCTGAAGATCACAAAATGCTAccacctaagctctgataccaaactgATGTGCCTTGGTGAGGGAGGAAATAACTCAATTGAATTGaacaaaagaaaatttgaattaagagaaagaaacaagaaaactaatgttaaacaaataggaaataaataaaaatcaaggAAGAACACTCAAAATACAAGAATTCAATTCTATTAGATTTTAACTCTTTTGGTATTTTTTGGTTTTACTTGCAACAAAGTAAAAAAGGAAATGATAAAAGAAAATCTTTTTTTGTGATTTTGATGTATATGAACTAAAACTAAGAACAAAACAAGAAAGATAAAAGGATAAGTAGAGGGAAATTCTTTGATAAGTTCATAACGCCACAAAGAACCCGATCTTCAAAGGTAGACGCCACACAAGGAACCTTGTGATAAGTCAAGTAATTCGCCACAATCAAACTAGAGTGAtaagaattgaaatttggtagcacTTATGCTAAGCTTTTCTCTTCATTCTCTGAAGTGTCTCAAATCTCGAATTGTGTTTTAAGCATTACATATGTGAGCCTATTTATAGTCAAAGATAAGAAACTAAAGAGGAAAATTATAAAGAAACTAATTAGGaaaaaaagaaatatagataTGGAATAAATCCTAatagaaataggaaaagaaaagtaaaagattcCTAAGTAATAAAGTGCTAGCCAAGATCTTCCAAGATGGTAATAATCTCTCAAGATTCTATTCTGAGTTGACAAGACAAAATTCGTCCATATTATTACTGGCCATAATCTTTGAAGATCTTGGAGAATATTTGGTGGTCAAATATGCCAAATTGACTCCCAACCCATATAGGAACATAAAAGTCATCAGAAACACTAAAATCTCCTCATTATGGGCTTCCAAAAGTGAATAAATAGTACCATATTATAGACCCACGAATTTTGAAGAATTAATGCCCACCATAAGTCAGCCCAATATATGCCCCAATAGTGTGctccatttgggcctaattttcTTAACTCCAAATAGGCTTAACTCTTTTGCTATCACTAAGCCCATGCAATCATAATGAAATAGTTTCCCATGTTCCTTCCATCTTACATGCTTATGATGAACATGCTTCAAGGTtctaaaattgatgaaaattcTTGACCCCTTTGTAGGCACATCATACCCTTCTTGAAAAGGATTTGTCCTCAAATCCTTGCCAAGGACATTAAGAACAACATTTGAAAGGTCCACTCTTCTTAATGCTTGGTTCATCATTTGTTTGGACATAAAATGATCTCTTTGGGGTAGAGTAACAAAAGTGCCAAACACTTTTGGTACCTTGACTTGCACCTCTTCGAACCTGATAAAGACAATGAAATTTCATTCGGAATTGTTAGTGATAAAGTCACTAACTCCTCAGGCTCATTATCTTGTGCTATGGAATCCAAGGATAGTAATTCTCCCTCATTAGCATGCACAACAATTTCTTCTGTGAGGTCATTTTGGTCCTTCTCCATCAAGACTACTTCATGCTTGTTCTCAATTTCTTCTTGAATAGGTTGCAAGCTTGTCTCCACTTTTAGGTTGGAATTTGATGATGTAGAAGCTGATTTGGTATCACGCACACATTGCCATTCCGCCTCATATGCAAGTTGAATTAATTCATCCAAAGAATCAAACTGCTGCAATTCAACTAATCCTGCAATATTATCCCTCAAACCTGTAAGAAATCTCGCAATTGCTTGCTGTTGAGGCTCTTGACAATCATAACATCCAACGAACTCCACCAAATATTCTTCCACACACTTGTCACCTTGTTTCAATTTGCACAGCCTAGTCATTCTGTCCGAAGCTTGAATGATGTTGTGAAGTTGTGACAACACATCTTGACAACCTGTtgcaaacattttttttttgtatgtaTACATAAAACACTCAATTCACACACTCCCTCACGTGTTTGCACTCTGAAGATCACAAAGTGCTACCacctaagctctaataccaaaCTAATTTGCCTTGGTGAGGGAGGAAATAACTCAATTGAATTGAACAaaagaaaattcaagagaaagaaACAAGAAAACTAACGTTAAACaaataggaaataaataaaaatcaagcAAGAACACTCAAAATATAAGAATTCAATTGtgttagattttaacttaaagtaaaaaaggaaatgataaaagaaaatctttttgTGGTTTTGATGTATATGAACTGAAACTAAGAACAAAACAAGAAAGATAAAAGGATAAGTAGAAGAGATAAATTCTTTGATAAGTTCAGAAAGCCACAAAGAACCCAATCTTCAAATGTAGATGCCACACAAGGATTTTCGTGATAAGTCAAGTAATTCGCCACAATCAAACTAGATTGATAAGAATTGAAATTTGTAGCACTTATGCTAAGCTTTTCTCTTCATTCTCTAAAGTGTCTGAAATCTCTGAATTGTGTTTAAGCATTACATATGTGAGCCTATTTATAGGTAAAGATAAAAAACTAAAGAGAAAAATTACAAAGAAACTAATTaggaattaaaaaaatacaaatcTAGAATAAATCCTAATAGAAATaggaaagaaaagtaaaagattcCTAAGTAATAAAGTGCTAGCCAAGATCTTCCAAGATGGGAATAATCTCTCAAGATTCTATTCTGAGTTGACAAGTCAAAATTCATCCATATTATTGCTGGCCATAATCTTTGAAGATCTTGGAGAATATTTGGTGGTCAAATATACCAAGTTGACTCCCAACCCATATAGGAACATAAAAGTCATTAGAAACACTAAAATCTCCTCATTATGGGCTTTCAAGTGAATAAATAGTACCATATTATAGACCCACGAATTTTGAAGAATTAGTGCCCACCATAAGTcagcctgtaacacccctcacctgactacagcAGCCGAGCAAGTGCTACATTCAAAGgtcgagcaccctaacttatcttactttatttctttaaaaattttgttctcgttatatttaatatcgattatttttcgacgaaGAAACTAACGgaattttccctattttattatcgtttgatgtgttttactattcatctgcttgaaaatttcaagaatattttacaataaaaatctcattaattattctcataatcattcataattcacatctcattcatatatctcaatttcatattcatttccatgcattttcattcatgcacaatttatatatataaattcttaagtttcattaatttacatgatttacagactgattacataaattcataatttacatgatctacaaattaattacagttccataatctatatttcaacatacaattcatagtttacattgcaaataataactaattataatgtacaaaatacataatatgatttatatggggcctatctacatgcattgctgaggaggtgataaccttgaacaatctgcagatcagaactccaaaatctctgtttggtattcgctgggctttaacttttgtacctgcgcgaggaaacaaatccatcgcgctaagcattgctgcttagtggtgcaataatataataagaaaataatataataaataaaaataattagagcatattttctatattcaagaattttactcggttcatatgaaattttctataCAATACATTTTCTTTTGTCATTTATGTagtacatttttttatttttttatgttgctctctagaatcacttctttcataagtttacaataatcatttatataatatacaaataaatctaaaatatatacttttcttatgaaaatcacatttgtaatattatttaagttataattcttctaccagTTTTTTTATCACTtctttgatactttctaagttgtttacaatcatttcgtaatatttaaaatttttagaactaatttaatttatttcatatcattctaaggaacaaatttttggagctaatctaatttatttcggaacttcttctcatttatttactttctagcatttttaattgctaatattcataacttattttaataaattagactgtccaagtaatctatgataggctgactaaactggataactggtcattggcactggatattgcggtgcctcgggccgtcataccatgggacgcagaacgtcaaccacatacgctgtcagtatggctaaaaagccatgatatcacataatcagaCATAAAAGTcatgagtgcgagcataaagtcatgagtgcgggcataaaaccatgaatatgggtataaagccatgaatataggcataaagcctttcgcagtactgctaaaacaataccttattagcatgccaaactgtccaatctgacacatatgtCTAAGCAATATAAggacacataatatcattaactattaatatattgtgttttatgactttattatttcataataattttcaattataatgcatacattcatttgatcatatatatgattacaattcacatcaattatccattTATATCATTGTACACAaactacttttcctttctacaataatgagaactaatgtctcattcatatattaatatggttcatttattcattcattatgttattcatattgatcacaatttaaaacaatggttcacatttaccattgtattcaaaataattttcctttctcatttatacattttatgaattctatttgtgatgaacatataagccctaacaattaaaattgaaatcaaaatttaaaaaaggaaataatttgaatatatatatatatattcaaaataaaaatgaaaaggaataaaaataaaaaggatAAAATTGCCCTTTTAATGTTTCTTGGATTGTTTGTTTtagttatatataataattatattacaagCTGCAAATACCCCGCGCGCGTTGCTGCggatataattttttattgtcaAAACTTTTATGgtgttataaataaataaaattacatatattaaataaaattcttatttataaattattgtaaaatttatttaactattttcatttctaacatatatatatatatatatatatatatatatatatatatatatatatatatatatatatatgttcttcTAGAGATCATATATATTTTAACATTAgatattataacacaaaaattatagaaaataagaTGGTTGAACTAATTGAAAtaagaaggaaaaggaaaaacaaaGGTTCCTAATAAAGATTGAGCAATTGTAagtatgtgtgtgtgtgaaaCTAATTATGTAATGTTATAACTTGCGTcactttttaataataataataacaataataataataataatatagattatttttaactttttataaattaaaagatTGTACTTTTTAAATTTATGctgataaaatatttatttataaaaaaataaaaatatttttaagtcaatttgtaatttaattatgttttatttgaattatattaaaatttttgaaattacattatcttttcttttatgtaaatATGCAAtaagtttaaaaataaaatattttaataacttaaaattagaaaaattaataagaGTTAAcggttctagagttttatttaaaACTATGACGTTTTAAATTTGAATCATAATCAGagctaaataatttaaaaattaatataaaaaatagaaTATGAACATATAATAGCtagaaataaattaatattaataaaattacttttataaaaaattaatagtaatATTAGGGCTTTGATTAAAAAAAGCGTGAGTTTGATAGATGAACAGTGCCAACACTTTTTTTTTAAACTGTTGTAGTAATAATTAGTGTAaatctattaaaaaaaataaaataaaacaaaaataaaatagatagtgttactatttaaaaataataattagcataaatataataattaaatattaaataaacaattaaatgaatataaaaaataatttaaaaaaataattttaattattatataaattatatttaagtaGTTGaggatttaaaataaattaaaattaaaaaaattggaaAATGGAAAAAAGTGAGTAAGTTTTATACGaaaagaataaataattttaaaaaaatttatagaaataaaaACATTTTAGAAATAATATTGTAGTTATTGTCAAACTAAAatgatttaagaaaaaaaaactaaatgAAAAAAAGGTGTTTGCAAGTGGAGTGTGACATATGGAGAGTCATGGGAAGTAGGTACTGGATGGATGttgtaaataatattaaaaaatcataaaaataaaagcaaaaggaaaatataaaaaaaggaaaaaaaaagccaGTAAAATAGCAAGGTTACTCCTACTGTAAGTTTGCAGACAACAAAagccaaaagaaaagaaaaaaaaaggcgaaaacaaataaatataaaaatgtgtTTAGTTAATGCGATTTTTTCTGTCTGCTTTGCCTTCggtgcaaagaaaagaaaaaaaaaaaaaaggataaaattatattttgactgttcttaaaaataataaaaatctgtccTCTTTTAATTATATAGTATATTATAATTTACAAAGGGGAAAAGAAATACGTAAATTTAGAAGTTTGATAAATTGGTTCATCTCATCCATCTTCTTTCTCTCAATGTGCAAGATTGCAATCTTTACAGCCTTCTAAGAAAGCATTGGTGATCTGAGGAGCTCAACAGGTCGGTACTTTTTTTGATTTAGTGGATAGTCAATGATAGGATTATTAAAATGTAATTCATCTTTCGTCCAGGTAGAGTGTAGGATTTTAGAAATTAAGAATTGAAAAAGAAGGCGGCAAACAGCTTTCTTTACCTATACGTGTCAATATTTATTGTAATTTTCCCTGCTGAAGGGAAGAGGATTTAGCACAGCGTAATGCGGTGGattaaaatgatttaataagaATTCTATTGCATAAATTCAACAActacaattatttaattttattaaataaaaattgcatcaaagattttataattttatcatcataaaaaataaatttgttttcatttgaaatattatttttaattatttattttattataaaatattaaaatttgattattttaaattttttaataaaaaattaaaatatcaaaacttAATTTGAGATATTTCTGTAATATATTGATAAAACTTAATAAATATTACTATTGTCAGTATATTTTTaacatacatatatataatataatatatttatgtgtgtaTATACACTGCACCAATTGAATCTTAAACCTATGAATCTTTGCCTTTCACCGATTTGAAGGCCGGGTCAAATTTGACAACCAAGGTCTAACTTaatctaaaattaaattttataattatttatagtgAATTTAACCTAATATTTGATAGATCAGAAAAATTGATCTCGTTGTAAATGgctgatttaatccaaaatcaacTGCGATTGAAAtcgtttaatttaaaatttcattatgaATACAGTTCTTTTGTATTCAATACTAATATTGAAGGAGAGGAATATTAACATAGGTAAAATTTAAATTCTGGCAACCATACCTTACTGCTAGATTAAGATACTAGTTGTATTGAATACTATTGTCTGTTTGTCATGTTTGTCAAATGTTAACCTAAACatgtcataaatttaaaatagttgttaattaaattatgaaattaattttagagacaaattgaaattaattaattatatatatatatatatatatatatatatatatatataaaatcattaATTTGCATATGGAAAAATTATAGCTCAAAGGCCAAGACATTAGGTGTAAAATCTTGGTAATTTTAGAAACAATCAAATTCAATAGATAAAGTTGGCGTTTCTTTGATCTGCTTTGCTTGACATGTCAGTCTGACTGGAAAGAAACATTTTTGGCATTTTCTTGTGCCTTTTTAATTTAGAAAGGGCGTTCAATTTATAATCTGCCAATCAAAGTACTTGAAGACTGGCAGCTAGGTAAATCTCAAATCacgagaaaaattaatttaggcctATTTTATGGTTGCTTGTATGCCGGTTGAGAAACATCTAGCATGTATATTTTTTTTCTCAGCACTTGTGGTGGTAATTTATCCAATCTTCGGGACAACTTCTGGAGCTAAACATAGTTTGAACGATAATGCAATCTTCTTTGACTTTTTGGTGCATGGCTTGCATGAAACGTCTGGGTAGAAAAATCTGCACTCAGCTTCTAGAAAATGGGCTCAAATTTAATGGACTTTGGCTTGGGCCGAATTAAGTTTAATTTCCAACAAATTCCGCATTCTCTGTAGTAAGTTGACATTATTCAAGCGAGTGATGTGACATTAATGCGCTCCAGAGAATCCTGACTTGAAGTTGtaagtataatttctataatTCTAAGAGAAGATCGACAAATGTGAAAGACATCAAAGCTGAGCAATCTGTTCCAACATTCCATGGCTTCAACCTCCATTTCTGCCACTTCACGATGGAGTACTTACGATGTGTTCTTGAGTTTCAAAGGGAAGGATGTGATGAAAGGCTTCACTGGCCACCTATACGCTGCTTTGTGTCGGAGTGGAATCAACACTTATGTAGACGAGGAAAAGatggaagacaaagagaaaattgaagcagCATGCCTCAATGGCATCCAGAAGTCGAGATTTTCACTAGTCCTTCTGTCAAAAGACTATGCCTTGTCTACTTGGTGTCTGGAAGAGCTTGTCCAAATCCTAAAGTATAAAAAAGCAGATGATGTCTGGCCAATTTTTTATGATGTAGATACATCTCATGTTGAAGAGATCCAAGGAAGCTATAAAGAAGCATTTGTGGAGCATGAAAAGCATTTCAAGGAAGATGTCCTCCAGAAGTGGAAGGATGCTCTCCGACAAGTTTCTACCTTGAAGGGTCTTGATCTACCAAAGCGCTTGGATGGGTACATCCGTCATAGATCTAACTATATATGCTTCGATCTGTTActattttctttaattatttttttagcatttttttttccttttagtcCTTTGATAATAATAGATTTAGAACGTCTTATTATACATCTGTGTTGCATTTTGTAATAATCCAATTAAAAATAAAACGAAAACCCCAAATTTTGTGTGTATGGAGGTTTTTGAAGGTAATATAagatttataaaatttcaaactCATGATCTCTTGTTTGTGTGATGATACCATTATTATTGGTTTAACTATTATGTATTATATAATATCCACTTCAACTTTTTGACTTGCAGGCATGAGGCAAAAAATATTGATCATATCGTGAAGAGATTTCAAGAAGACTAAATCGAACAATGCTCAATGTTGCCATCCACCCAATTGGTTTACAATCTCGAGCGGAAGGGATGATTTCTTTGATGGCTAACGAGTTAGAAGACATACGCATAGTTGGGATATATGGGATGGGAGGTATAGGTAAGTCAACCATTGCAAAAGAGGTTTATAATTGTCTGTTCCAGACATTTGAAAGCAGCTGCTTCCTTGAAAATGTTAGAGAAGCGGCCCATTTCAAGGGTATACCCTACTTACAAAGGCAACTTCTGACTGAGACCTCTAAAAAAAAAGCATGAAAAGATATATAATCCTGAAATAGGACTGAATTTGATCATACAAAAACTACGTAACAAAAAGGTTCTTCTTGTATTGGATGATGTTGATAAACaggatcaaataaataaaatactaggAAAATGTGATTGGTTTTCTCCAGGGAGTAGAGTGATTATAACTACTAGAATGAAGGATTTCCTAAAACCATCTGAGATGTATTGGCAGTATGAGGTTAACAAAATGGGTGACAATGATTCTCTTCAGCTCCTAAGTTTACATGCCTTTGGCAAAAACCATCCCACCGAAGCCTACATGGCTTGTGCTAAAAAAATGGTTCACTATTGCGGGGGAATTCCTCTAGCTCTTGAAGTTCTGGGTTCTTCTTTGAGTGGCCAAAGTGTTGATGTGTGGAATAGCAGGTTGGAAAAACTGAAAGTGATTGCCAATGATGATATTCATGGCAagcttaaaataagttatgattcTCTTGGTGATTTTGAAAAGTTTATATTTCTTGATATTGCATGTTTCTTCACTGGGTATGATAAGGACTATGTCATAAGCATACTGGAAGAATGCGGCTTCTTTCCGGTTAACGGCATTAATTCTCTGATGAGGAGGTGTCTAGTAAAAGTTGGCTCTAATAACAAGTTGTCGATGCATGATTTGCTTCGGGACATGGGAAGAGAAACCGTTCGGAAAGAGCATGTTGTAGATCCTGGAGAACGTAGTAGATTATGGCATCATGAAGATGTAATTGATGTTTTAACAAATAAAACGGTGGGAAAAGTTCACAGTTCCCCCGTTGAATATGCATGTTTATATGTTGTCTTTCTCCAGACACGTGATGAATTGCTCCTCTTTATCAGGGTACAAGAGCAGTTGAAGGCCTTGTTCTGAACATGCCAGGATTAAAACAGTACTCATCGAGTACCAAGGTGTTCAAAAAGATGAA
This genomic interval carries:
- the LOC131176848 gene encoding TMV resistance protein N-like; amino-acid sequence: MASTSISATSRWSTYDVFLSFKGKDVMKGFTGHLYAALCRSGINTYVDEEKMEDKEKIEAACLNGIQKSRFSLVLLSKDYALSTWCLEELVQILKYKKADDVWPIFYDVDTSHVEEIQGSYKEAFVEHEKHFKEDVLQKWKDALRQVSTLKGLDLPKRLDGHLKAAASLKMLEKRPISRVYPTYKGNF